Genomic segment of Calderihabitans maritimus:
GTTGGGGTAAGATGTTTTGTTTGATACCCTAAAACGACCTATTTGTGCTTGCTTCCGCACAGCGCAATTGGCTCAGACAAAAAGAAGGACTGTCCCTACTATCTGGCGAATATTTAATATGAGACCTCACACTCCTTTCATTCCCCCTTTGGGGGTTTTTTTGATGAGGTCTCTTTTCTATTTTCGGGAAGCCGTTCTCTTTCTCGTACCTAATTAAAATTTTATGTGGCCTAATACCGGGGTCTAAAGTAATGTTGTTTGCTCTCACGGGTATTATTATAACCAGGTATACATAGGTATACTACGCTATGTTATTTTGTACAAGCGTAGCCGGAATTATTATTTCGGCCAAAGAGACTTAAAAAGACTTCCTTCTTCCAAATTAACCTGCAAATAAGTTTTAGGTACGGGACCTACAATGATGGCATCGGCAATCGGGACCTTTGAGAAAACATCTACTTCAGAGCTGATGAAAGGAATCACCACTTTGACTTTACTCTTAATTTCAAGATATATGCGGTGTCTAGTCTGATTTATACCTGCTTCCTCAAACTCGTCTATCGGTACAGCCTGCACCGTTCCTACCGGAACTAACTCTAGTTTTATGCCCGGACCGTAATTTGCCAGTAACTTGCTCCCTAAAACCTGTCCAAGAGGTATACTGAACTTTTCATTGGCTAATTTCTCTAAAGCCTTTTGAACGGCCAGTACCGCCTCTGATTGTATCCGGGCAACTTTTACTAGATTGGGCTCCATAAAAACTACTTGTTGATTTGCGTTCTTTTCCAGGTAGATAAGATCTCTA
This window contains:
- the yunB gene encoding sporulation protein YunB, whose translation is MRRRRKKLFILRLPWLLFFLALVIVFILELSLKPTIVAFAEAQANWTATEAIHNAVLEKVVTQTNYRDLIYLEKNANQQVVFMEPNLVKVARIQSEAVLAVQKALEKLANEKFSIPLGQVLGSKLLANYGPGIKLELVPVGTVQAVPIDEFEEAGINQTRHRIYLEIKSKVKVVIPFISSEVDVFSKVPIADAIIVGPVPKTYLQVNLEEGSLFKSLWPK